In Deferribacter desulfuricans SSM1, the following are encoded in one genomic region:
- a CDS encoding GGDEF domain-containing response regulator: MKKILIADASKVSRILLENILSDHFEIIQFSSIAETINYLKNNSVDLLICGFELTDGNAFKLAELLKVNDIFIPILLITSDPKTISKYDAYTFGIFDILERDKIDESIIEDINEIIELYSNIDLSNSFIVAIDDSKTQLYFIENVLKQTKSKYILFENPREFIETLPHSKPDICILDVYMDELDGIEVTKIIRKYKELKNTRIIIQTSARENSLLRTLMIIGADDYIIKPYSTEELLLKIINNIKVKKINDELDKINKELFEKATTDPLTGLYNRRFIIEQLNILISNYKRYLVPFAVMILDIDHFKRINDTYGHDIGDEILINLSKILKETLRKTDIIGRFGGEEFLCLIPNTPSENLPIIISKLLNNIRKFKYKYEEDEITFTISIGCCNFTKKYKTDNEIIKCADDMLYKAKNNGRNQAFLLLDGSELNIK; this comes from the coding sequence ATGAAAAAAATACTTATAGCAGATGCTTCTAAAGTGTCAAGAATTCTTTTAGAAAACATTTTATCAGATCATTTTGAAATAATACAATTCTCATCAATTGCCGAAACAATAAATTATTTAAAAAACAATAGCGTAGATCTTTTAATTTGCGGTTTTGAATTAACAGATGGAAATGCTTTTAAACTAGCCGAATTATTAAAAGTAAACGATATTTTTATACCTATTCTTTTAATTACATCTGATCCTAAAACAATTTCAAAATATGATGCTTATACTTTTGGTATATTTGATATTTTAGAAAGAGATAAGATAGATGAATCGATAATTGAAGATATTAATGAAATTATAGAATTGTATTCAAATATAGATCTTTCAAACTCATTTATAGTTGCAATTGATGATAGTAAAACTCAACTATATTTTATAGAAAATGTGTTAAAACAAACAAAATCAAAATACATTTTATTTGAAAACCCACGCGAATTTATCGAAACATTACCTCACTCAAAACCTGATATCTGTATATTAGATGTCTATATGGACGAGTTAGATGGAATTGAAGTAACAAAAATCATTAGAAAATACAAAGAGCTAAAAAATACAAGAATTATAATACAAACTTCAGCAAGAGAAAATTCTCTACTTAGAACATTAATGATAATTGGTGCTGATGATTATATTATAAAACCTTATTCAACAGAAGAATTGTTATTAAAAATTATAAATAATATAAAAGTAAAAAAGATAAATGATGAGTTAGACAAGATTAACAAAGAGTTATTCGAAAAAGCTACAACAGATCCTTTAACAGGACTGTATAACAGAAGGTTTATAATAGAACAGTTGAATATTTTAATTTCAAACTATAAAAGATACCTAGTACCATTTGCTGTAATGATCCTTGATATAGACCATTTTAAAAGGATAAATGATACATATGGGCACGATATCGGAGACGAAATATTAATAAATTTATCTAAAATTTTAAAAGAGACACTAAGAAAAACTGATATTATCGGAAGGTTTGGAGGAGAAGAATTTTTATGTCTAATTCCAAATACCCCATCAGAAAATTTACCAATAATCATTTCTAAGCTCTTAAATAATATAAGAAAATTTAAATACAAATATGAAGAAGATGAAATTACATTTACCATAAGTATTGGATGCTGCAATTTTACAAAAAAATATAAAACTGACAACGAAATCATTAAATGTGCCGATGATATGCTTTACAAAGCAAAAAACAATGGAAGAAATCAGGCATTTTTACTCTTAGATGGGTCAGAGCTAAATATAAAATGA